Proteins encoded within one genomic window of Hevea brasiliensis isolate MT/VB/25A 57/8 chromosome 8, ASM3005281v1, whole genome shotgun sequence:
- the LOC110663744 gene encoding uncharacterized protein LOC110663744, with product MIKIYMLSVKISKPRRFIQIPTQFTNYIFRPIWPFLSTRAVTTQCTFLSAQAPPHPLIPSLSSPLKLVRRPSSSPQHRKIAARRLSLGSQGRCTERLQHAATHLEEMMWASVRQKVLSGTSFASSVLEQSLLGTCSNLVPLSRSNSITLKEILPFERRSNNLQNIDSHGYLRFPVGARPIREVISFCWVDRSISVLSRSFSSDTPKTYVPPSKSSPTEGERETRVRKHVATRLPFVDAFLLKIKKNKDLLANKKIWSRRSVILPEFVGYTVRIYNGRTFVRCKITEAKVGHKFGEFAYTRKRRLLRASTAAAKKKGPKGKK from the exons ATGATTAAGATTTATATGTTATCCGTGAAAATTTCTAAACCACGTCGTTTTATTCAAATCCCCACCCAATTCACAAATTACATATTCAGACCCATTTGGCCATTTCTCTCAACTCGCGCAGTCACCACTCAATGCACATTCCTCTCAGCTCAAGCGCCCCCCCATCCCCTGATTCCCTCACTGTCATCACCCCTCAAGCTCGTCCGCCGACCCTCAAGTTCACCGCAGCACAGAAAGATTGCAGCTCGCCGCTTGTCTCTCGGATCCCAAGGTCGCTGCACAGAAAGACTGCAGCACGCCGCTACACA CCTTGAAGAAATGATGTGGGCAAGTGTAAGGCAAAAAGTTCTCTCTGGCACCTCCTTTGCTTCTTCG GTTTTGGAGCAATCATTGCTAGGTACTTGTTCTAATTTGGTACCATTATCACGATCTAACTCTATCACCTTGAAGGAG ATATTGCCATTTGAAAGACGATCAAACAACTTACAAAATATTGATTCCCATGGTTACTTAa GATTTCCAGTTGGTGCAAGGCCTATAag GGAAGTTATTTCATTTTGCTGGGTGGATCGCTCCATTTCTGTGCTGAGCAGGTCCTTTTCTTCAGATACGCCTAAAACTTATGTTCCACCTTCCAAGTCTTCACCAACAGAAGGTGAACGTGAAACAAGA GTAAGAAAGCATGTTGCAACGAGACTTCCTTTTGTTGATGCATTCCTGTTGAAAATTAAGAAGAATAAAGATCTACTTGCTAACAAGAAAATTTGGTCACGTAGATCAGTTATTTTACCAGAATTTGTTGGTTACACAGTACGGATTTACAATGGGAGAACTTTTGTCCGCTGTAAGATAACTGAAGCCAAGGTTGGTCATAAATTTGGAGAATTTGCTTACACACGAAAGCGAAGACTTCTTAGAGCAAGTACTGCAGCAGCAAAAAAGAAGGGGCCCAAGGGGAAAAAGTAA
- the LOC110663734 gene encoding iridoid oxidase-like: protein MGLGLEIIAGFVRERIEEQNQNKEKAKDFLDTLLEFEGDGKDWHEKIPYERVIIIIFEMFLAGSVTTSTIIEWAMAELLRKPEVMKRVKEELHEVVGVNRFVEESDLEKLPYLQAVFKETLRLHPSIPLLLPRNTIHDTNFMGYHITKDTQVLVNAWAIGREPDSWEDPLAFKPNRFLDSNIDYKGQNFELILFGSGRQICVGMLLAQRVVLLGLASLIHCFDWKLDKDSTPETLDMKEMIGMTVRKLVPLNVIPKRRPRIMAT from the exons ATGGGACTAGGGTTAGAGATTATTGCAGGGTTTGTGAGAGAGAGGATTGAGGAGCAAAATCAGAATAAGGAGAAGGCTAAAGACTTTCTAGAcacactgttggaatttgaaggtgATGGGAAAGACTGGCATGAGAAGATCCCATATGAAAGAGTCATTATAATCATATTC GAAATGTTTTTAGCTGGGTCAGTGACTACAAGCACAATAATAGAATGGGCCATGGCAGAGTTACTTCGCAAACCTGAAGTCATGAAAAGGGTTAAAGAAGAACTCCATGAAGTTGTTGGAGTAAACAGATTTGTTGAAGAAAGTGACTTAGAGAAGTTGCCATATTTGCAAGCTGTTTTTAAGGAAACACTTCGGTTacatccttcaattcctttactcCTTCCAAGAAACACAATTCATGATACAAATTTTATGGGGTACCACATAACCAAAGACACTCAAGTTCTCGTGAATGCATGGGCAATAGGAAGAGAGCCAGATTCTTGGGAAGATCCATTAGCCTTCAAGCCTAATAGATTTCTTGATTCAAACATTGACTACAAGGGGCAAAATTTTGAACTAATTCTATTTGGATCAGGGAGGCAAATTTGTGTAGGTATGTTATTGGCTCAACGAGTAGTTTTGCTTGGTCTGGCATCTTTAATTCACTGTTTTGATTGGAAACTTGACAAAGACTCAACCCCTGAAACCTTAGATATGAAAGAAATGATTGGGATGACAGTGAGAAAACTTGTGCCTCTGAATGTCATACCCAAGAGACGTCCAAGGATCATGGCTACCTGA